The DNA window GGTCCTTGATGCCGCGGACGTAGCGGTCGAACCACCGCAGCTGCAGCTCGCTCAGGCTGCCGTGGCCGGCCTTGCCGACGTCGGCGCCGGACGAGCCCTCGAGGTGGTCCCACGGGCCGATGATCATCTTGGTCGGGACCCCGCGGCCCTGGAGGTTCTCGAAGATCAGCGGGGTGCCCCGCTGGAAGAGGTCGAACTCGCCGCCGATCAGGAAGGTCGGGACGTCGACCCGGTTGACCACGCGCGACGGTGAGCGGTCGCGGTAGAACTTCCCGTCGTACGCCGAGTCGCCGCCGGTGACCGCGTCGAGCAGGAGCGGCAGCGTGAAGGTGGCCGCGGCGCCGAGGTGGTCGATCAGCGCGCCGAAGCCGGACTGCGGGTCGGTCGCGGTGACCGCGGGCGGGATGACCCCGGTCGTCGTCACCAGACCGAGCCAGAGGGGGATGAAGCCGACGTCGATCTGCCCGCCGGAGGCGACGACGTCGCGGTAGACGTCGGCGGCCGGGACCTGCGGGAAGATCGCCTCGAGGCCCTTCGGTCGCTGGCCGGCCGCGAAGAGCTGGCTGATCCCCATGTAGGACGGGCCGTTCATCCCGATCCTGCCGTTGCTCCACGGGCGCTTGCGCGAGTGCGCCCACTCGACGATCTCGCCGGCGTCCTTGTCCTCGCGACGGCTGAACGCCGCCCACGAGCCCTCGGAGCTGCCGGTGCCGCGGGCGTCGACGGTCAGGTGCGCGTAGCCGCGCTGCACCAGGTAGTCGGAGCCCGCACCCGAGAGGGGGCTGCCGCCGGACGCGCTCTTGTTGTACGCCGTGATCGTGATGATCACCGGCAACCGCTTGCGCACCGCGGTGCCGTCGGCCTTGGCCGGGAGCACCAGGTCGCCGCGCAGCACGGTGCCGTCGTCCATCGGGATCGCGAGGTCCTGCTGGGTGACCGTGCCCGGATAGGTGGCCGGGCGGGGCTTCCACCCGGCGCGCGCGGCGGGCGCCGCGTCGGCGGACCCGGCGGGCCCCGCGACCGCGACGACGCTGGACAGCGCCAGCGCGGAGACCAGGGTCAGGACGATGCTGCGGCTTCGGTTCACACGGTGACAACGAGCCGAGCCCGGAGATGTAACGCGGCGTTACATCTCCGGGCTCGTCACGCCACCGGCGTCAGACGACCTTGACCGTGCGCGGGGCCGAGGTCGAGCCGGCGACCACGGACGATCCGGCGTACGTCGCCGTGACCTTGTGCTTGCCCTTGCGCTTGATCACGATCGTCGCGCTGGCCTTGCCCTTCTTCAGCACCACCGTCTTGACCGCCTTGCCGTCCACCCGGACCACGACCTTGCCGGTCGCCGTCGGCGACGAGGCGACCGTGACGCTCACCTTCAGCGACTTCCCCTTCTTCACCTTGGTCTTGTTGACGCCGACCTTGGTGGAGGAGGTGGCCTTGGCGACCTTCGCGGTGGCGGTGGAGACCGAGGTCCCCGGTGCCTTGCCGGCCTTGGCGGCCGTGACCCGGACCGAGATCCGGTGACCCACGTCGGCGGCCCCGAGCTTGAGCGTGGCGCCGGTCGCGCCCGCCACCGGGTTCCCGTCGCGGAGCCACTGGCGGGCGAAGGTCAGGCCCTTGGTGTTCCAGGACCCGGTGGTGGCCGTCAGCGTCGAGCCGTACTTCGCGGCGCCGGTGACCTGCGGGGCCACCAGTGCCTCGACGGTCGCGACGTCCGAGAGGTCGACCGTCTGGTGACGGACCGCCTCGGGGTTGCCGGCCACGTCGGTCGAGGCGAAGTCGACCAGGTGCTCACCGAAGCCCTGCACGGTGACCGCACCAGCGCCGAGCGTGACCCAGTCGCCGCCGTCGATGCGGTAGACGGTCTGCGCCACGCCGCTGAGCGCGTCGGCAGCGGTGAACGACAGCGTCGCGGAGTCGGCGCCCTCGATCCCGGAGCCCCGGGTGGCCGCCAGCGTCGTCTCGGGTGCGGTCTGGTCGATCCACACCGGCAGCGTCTGCGTCCCGGACGAGTTGTCCGCCGCGTCGGCGGCCCGGTAGGACAGCGTGTGCTTGCCCTCCCCGGAGACCACCACCGGTGCGACGTACTCCTGCCAGGTGGCACCGTCGCCGGTCTCGACGACCGGTGCCTCGTCCCGGTTGTCGGCCGCGGAGACCGCGACCGTCGCGTCGCTGCGGTACCAGCCGGCATCGCCGACCGTCCCGGAGGTGACCGACGCCGAGACGTCCGGCGCCTGCGTGTCGGCCGGTACGCCGAGCACCCACAGGTCGGCGATCGACGGGTCGAAGAACCCGCTCGCGTCCATGGGGTACTCGAACTTGATCCGCACGTTGCCGTCGTTGTCGAGGACGGCGGGGTCGTCGACCAGCAGGTCGTAGACCTTGATGCCCGCACCGGTCTCCGTGCGCGGCACCAGCTGGGTCTTCACCAGGGTGTCGTCCACGTAGACGTGGTACTTCTTCGTCCGCGCACCGTCGAAGGTCTCGATGTCGCGCAGCACGAAGGGCTGACCCGGCGTGACGTCCACCGTGGCCGAGTACCACGCACCCGGCGTGGCCGAGTTGGCGTAGCGGCGGGTGTAGCCCGCCTCGGTGTTGGTGCCGCTGCTCGCCGACTTCATCAGGTTGTGCGCGGACTCCGAGGGCCCGTCACCGAAGTCGACGTGGTCCAGCACGCCGGCGGTCGGCGGCGTCGCCAGGGCGAACACCGGGTTGGCGTCGGCCGAGACCAGGCTGGCGCCTGCGCGGCGCAGCTCCACCGTCGCCGCGACCGGTCCGGCCACGAAGTCCAGCGGGACGACGACCGGCACCTCGGCGGTGGCGCTGCCACCCGCAGGGACGGTCACCCGGGCCGACGGCACGGACTTCCAGCCCGCGGGCAGCGTCACGACGACGTGGCCGTCGATGGCCTCGTTGCCGTCGTTGGTGAGCGGCACCGTCAGCGTGGCGTGCTCGGTCGGGTCGGCGTCACCCATGGTGGCGGCGACCGTCCCGATCGCCAGTCCCGACGTCACCGTGGCCCAGTCGGCCGTGGTGTCGGTGAGCGTGAGCTCCTGGCCACCGATCGTGTACGTGAGCGTCAGGTCGGCGTCGAACGAGCCCGGCACCTGGTGCTTCGGCACCGTGAAGGTCACCGGCAGCTGGGCGCTCGCACCCACGGCGAGGGAGCCGAGGGTGGCGTTCGCCATGCCCCAGCCGTCGACCGCGACCGTGGCATCGAGACCGGTGACCGGTCCCGCCCCGGCGTTGGTGACGTCGACCGTGCCGGCGACGGTCGTCCCCGGCAGGGCCGACCCGGAGACCGGCGGCAGCGCGACCTGGATGCCCAGGCTCGCGGTCAGCGCCCGCACCAGCTGCGCCTCGATCGCGCCGAGCCGACCGTCCAGGTCGGAGCGGACCGACTGACCGACGCCGGAGGACGCCAGCCAGGAGCGCAGTGTCTTCACACCGGCGAGAGCGTCCTGCAGGTCACCCGTGGCCGAGTCCCCGGCCAGGACGGTGAGCAGCGCCGAGCTGACGTCGTCGCGGACGTTGGCCAGGCCGCCGTCCAGGTGCTCGGCGTCAGCACCGCCGAGGTCCTCGCTCTCGGCGAGGTCGCCGACGTGCGTGCGGAGCTGGTCGACCGAGCCGATGATCGCGCCCAGCCGCTCGTTGGCGGCCGTGACCTCGAACTCGTAGTGACCCGACCCGACCGTGACCGTGACCGTGCCGTCGGCGGCGGTCACGTCGGTGACGCCGTCGACGTCGGCCAGCAGGTGACCGCCCTCGGTGACGGCGTACTGGTTGCCCGCCGGCACCACGATGTCCGCGGTGGTGTTGACCGGGACGTCGACGGCGAGGGACAGGTCGTCGCCGGTCGTGGTCCAGTCGGTGTCGATCGCGCCGTAGACGGAGTCGTAGTGGCCCGACCCGTGGGTCAGGGCACCGCCGACGGCCGGCTTGACCTGGATCTTCTGGTAGCCGGGCTCGAGCGCCTTGATGGCACCGATGTTCTGGTACATCCAGTCGCCCACCGCGCCGTACGCGTAGTGGTTGAAGGAGTTCATGCCCTCGTCGCCGAAGCTGCCGTCGGGGCCGATGGAGTTCCAGCGCTCCCACATGGTGGTGGCGCCGTGCTGGATCTCGTAGCCCCAGGACGGGTAGTCCTTCTTGAGGATCATCGTGTAGGCGAGGTCGGTGCGGTCGATGCTGGTCAGTGCCGGCAGCAGCCACGGGGTGCCGAGGAAGCCGGTCGTCAGGTGGAAGTCGCTCGTCTTGAGCTTGGCGACGAACTTCTGACCCACCTTCTCGCGCAGCGCCGGGTCGGTGACGAGGTTCATCCCGAGCGCCATCGCGTACGCCGTCTGGCTGTTGCCGTCGACCGTGCCGTCGGCTGCCACCAGCTTGTCCGTGAAGGCGTCGCGGATCTGGCCGGACAGCGCGGCGTACTCGGCCGCGTCGCCGTCCTCACCGACGGCGGCGGCCATCTCGGAGAGCATCCGGGCGTCCTCGGCGTAGTACGCGGTGCCGAGCACGTCGACTCCGGTGTTGTCGTCGAGGTTGAGCCAGTCGTTCCAGTTGCCGCGTGCCGAGTCGATCAGGTCGGCGCCGGCGCCGGTCTTCACGAACCCGAAGAACTTCTGCATGGCTGCGTAGTTCTCGCGCACGATCTTGGTGTCGCCCTGGGCGTGGAAGGACGCGTAGGGGACGGTGATGGCGGAGTCGGACCAGCCGAGGCCGCTGCCCAGGTCGATCGTCGGGACGGACGGCGCGATGCCCGGCAGGTTGCCGTTGTCGTACGCCGAGTCGCGCAGGTCGGCCGTCCACTTCGAGAGGAACGCGCGGGTGTCGCGCAGGTAACTCGCCGTCGGTGCGAACACGTTGATGTCACCCGTCCAGCCGAGCCGCTCGTCGCGGGCCGGGGTGTCGGTCGGGATCGACAGGAAGTTGCCGCGCTGGCCCCACGAGATGTTGCTGACCAGCTGGTTCAGCATCGGGTCGGA is part of the Nocardioides conyzicola genome and encodes:
- a CDS encoding CocE/NonD family hydrolase, with translation MNRSRSIVLTLVSALALSSVVAVAGPAGSADAAPAARAGWKPRPATYPGTVTQQDLAIPMDDGTVLRGDLVLPAKADGTAVRKRLPVIITITAYNKSASGGSPLSGAGSDYLVQRGYAHLTVDARGTGSSEGSWAAFSRREDKDAGEIVEWAHSRKRPWSNGRIGMNGPSYMGISQLFAAGQRPKGLEAIFPQVPAADVYRDVVASGGQIDVGFIPLWLGLVTTTGVIPPAVTATDPQSGFGALIDHLGAAATFTLPLLLDAVTGGDSAYDGKFYRDRSPSRVVNRVDVPTFLIGGEFDLFQRGTPLIFENLQGRGVPTKMIIGPWDHLEGSSGADVGKAGHGSLSELQLRWFDRYVRGIKDPTLDTDIPPITYYEQGSGRWTKAQHWIGNQRAETFRLTGSAAAGGGAGALTRGDKVAAGTAYVPPVPVSGLCTRSSNQWTAGLPEAALADLPCWSDNASNDTTGVVFQTGPLDRAVRLRGPINARLYTSSASGDGMLSVSVSDVAPNGKVTRLTGGWQVVSQRALDRSRTRYLDGQVLQPFHPFTKASKKPLANGQVAPVDVEVFPTAAKIAKGHRLRIAIQSFDVVHLLPTVPDLPGTLTGLTIHNSAKYPSVLTIPGLG
- a CDS encoding family 78 glycoside hydrolase catalytic domain; translated protein: MSSAPRTRARARVRLVAPVLALATGLTLSVPAALVAAPAAVAADAPLTVTGLQTNGRTEPLGIPGADPSLSWRSVSSARGVVQSAYQVRVASSADALDSADVWDSGKVTSDNQTDVVYGGPDLTSGTRYVWQVKVWDGSDAASAWSEPASFETGLLDAGDWGDADWIGKSAGGEVDRWTDYTADIDFDIDQLAVGVFIRAKDTANAYMWQISTADGTGVPKFRPHKRVNGVYTLLGNQPITGITSAQLLDGTHRLSVTVDGSTITTKLDGTQIDQRTDATLTKGFVGFRQDFANDVNESADIKAVKVTAKSGDVLLDTDFSAGNPFNGGTLTDQGLRVADRKDVLWRSPDANKPLLRTEFTTEPGKTVESARVYASAHGVYELELNGDKVGDQFLAPGSTDYRKRVQSQTYDVTDQVTEGDNALGAELGDGWWAGKVGMWGPGMFGSSLGLIARLRIDYTDGSTQYVNTDDSWKSHFGPYAAADNIDGETYDANAEQPGWDEPAFDDAAWNTVSVAGSDTSKLVPQPDEPVRVTGERPALTRTASPGVANGYIYDLGQNMVGVARMKISGVAGQTVKFRYAEELRANGEFYVGNLRAAKVTDYYTFKSDGTVEYTPKFTQHGFRYIEISGAATPPEVGDVTGVVWGSDLTATGDLQTSDPMLNQLVSNISWGQRGNFLSIPTDTPARDERLGWTGDINVFAPTASYLRDTRAFLSKWTADLRDSAYDNGNLPGIAPSVPTIDLGSGLGWSDSAITVPYASFHAQGDTKIVRENYAAMQKFFGFVKTGAGADLIDSARGNWNDWLNLDDNTGVDVLGTAYYAEDARMLSEMAAAVGEDGDAAEYAALSGQIRDAFTDKLVAADGTVDGNSQTAYAMALGMNLVTDPALREKVGQKFVAKLKTSDFHLTTGFLGTPWLLPALTSIDRTDLAYTMILKKDYPSWGYEIQHGATTMWERWNSIGPDGSFGDEGMNSFNHYAYGAVGDWMYQNIGAIKALEPGYQKIQVKPAVGGALTHGSGHYDSVYGAIDTDWTTTGDDLSLAVDVPVNTTADIVVPAGNQYAVTEGGHLLADVDGVTDVTAADGTVTVTVGSGHYEFEVTAANERLGAIIGSVDQLRTHVGDLAESEDLGGADAEHLDGGLANVRDDVSSALLTVLAGDSATGDLQDALAGVKTLRSWLASSGVGQSVRSDLDGRLGAIEAQLVRALTASLGIQVALPPVSGSALPGTTVAGTVDVTNAGAGPVTGLDATVAVDGWGMANATLGSLAVGASAQLPVTFTVPKHQVPGSFDADLTLTYTIGGQELTLTDTTADWATVTSGLAIGTVAATMGDADPTEHATLTVPLTNDGNEAIDGHVVVTLPAGWKSVPSARVTVPAGGSATAEVPVVVPLDFVAGPVAATVELRRAGASLVSADANPVFALATPPTAGVLDHVDFGDGPSESAHNLMKSASSGTNTEAGYTRRYANSATPGAWYSATVDVTPGQPFVLRDIETFDGARTKKYHVYVDDTLVKTQLVPRTETGAGIKVYDLLVDDPAVLDNDGNVRIKFEYPMDASGFFDPSIADLWVLGVPADTQAPDVSASVTSGTVGDAGWYRSDATVAVSAADNRDEAPVVETGDGATWQEYVAPVVVSGEGKHTLSYRAADAADNSSGTQTLPVWIDQTAPETTLAATRGSGIEGADSATLSFTAADALSGVAQTVYRIDGGDWVTLGAGAVTVQGFGEHLVDFASTDVAGNPEAVRHQTVDLSDVATVEALVAPQVTGAAKYGSTLTATTGSWNTKGLTFARQWLRDGNPVAGATGATLKLGAADVGHRISVRVTAAKAGKAPGTSVSTATAKVAKATSSTKVGVNKTKVKKGKSLKVSVTVASSPTATGKVVVRVDGKAVKTVVLKKGKASATIVIKRKGKHKVTATYAGSSVVAGSTSAPRTVKVV